A section of the Cytobacillus luteolus genome encodes:
- a CDS encoding YaaR family protein: MKISQDLRLSIDKGRTDQKSSLTGNVRFGELVQKQESKLHIEQLNKLMANIDIAGQRLDRSRTFKDLASYKRLVKQFVEQAVDFGMELKQSHSWSSQGHSRSLKLVEEIDHTLIALTEDILANEKQSIDILGKIGEVKGLLINLYM, from the coding sequence ATGAAAATTAGTCAAGACTTACGACTATCCATAGATAAAGGAAGAACAGACCAAAAATCCTCTCTAACTGGGAATGTTAGATTTGGAGAGCTTGTGCAAAAGCAAGAAAGCAAACTGCACATTGAGCAACTGAATAAGCTAATGGCTAACATAGATATTGCGGGACAACGACTTGACCGTTCCCGAACTTTCAAGGATTTAGCTAGTTATAAACGATTAGTAAAACAGTTTGTTGAGCAGGCTGTTGATTTTGGAATGGAACTGAAACAATCACATAGCTGGAGTTCTCAGGGACATAGTAGGTCTCTAAAACTTGTTGAAGAAATTGATCATACACTTATTGCTTTAACAGAGGATATATTAGCTAATGAAAAACAGTCCATTGATATATTGGGTAAAATAGGAGAAGTTAAGGGCTTACTTATAAACCTTTATATGTAA
- a CDS encoding cyclic-di-AMP receptor, producing the protein MKLILAVIQDKDSNRLLQALVENNFRATKLSSTGGFLKSGNTTFMIGTEEIRVERALQIIKENCKHRDQLVAPISPMGGNADSYVPYPVEVEVGGATVFVLPVEQFHQF; encoded by the coding sequence ATGAAATTAATACTTGCAGTCATCCAGGATAAAGACAGTAATCGTTTACTTCAAGCATTAGTAGAAAATAATTTCCGTGCAACAAAGCTATCAAGTACAGGTGGATTTCTTAAATCAGGAAATACAACGTTTATGATAGGTACGGAAGAAATTAGAGTAGAACGAGCATTACAAATTATTAAAGAAAATTGTAAGCATCGAGATCAATTAGTTGCGCCAATTTCTCCGATGGGTGGAAATGCAGATTCATATGTCCCATATCCTGTGGAAGTAGAAGTTGGGGGAGCAACAGTATTTGTTCTTCCGGTGGAGCAATTTCATCAATTCTAA
- the tmk gene encoding dTMP kinase produces MTGYFITFEGPEGAGKTTILGLLEKELRGKGFDVLSTREPGGIAISEQIRSVILDKKNTMMDGRTEALLYAAARRQHLVEKVIPALKQGKVVLCDRFIDSSLAYQGHARGLGIEEVLSINEFAIAGVMPTLTLLFKISPEKGMERIYKNEDREVNRLDLEAIDFHHKVYEGYMLLADRFKKRIQVVDAERPLNEVFSEVTELIESMLAK; encoded by the coding sequence GTGACTGGTTATTTTATCACCTTTGAAGGCCCAGAAGGAGCTGGGAAAACAACAATTTTAGGTTTACTTGAGAAAGAGCTTCGTGGGAAAGGATTTGACGTTCTTTCAACGAGGGAACCAGGTGGAATTGCGATATCAGAACAAATACGTTCTGTTATTTTGGATAAAAAAAATACGATGATGGATGGCAGAACAGAAGCACTTTTATATGCAGCTGCTAGAAGACAGCATTTAGTTGAAAAGGTTATCCCAGCATTAAAACAGGGTAAGGTTGTATTATGTGATCGATTTATTGATAGTTCATTAGCATATCAAGGACATGCAAGAGGCCTTGGAATTGAAGAGGTATTATCTATAAATGAGTTTGCAATTGCTGGGGTTATGCCTACTCTAACGTTATTATTTAAGATAAGTCCTGAAAAGGGAATGGAACGTATCTACAAAAATGAAGATAGAGAAGTAAATCGGTTAGATTTAGAGGCAATTGATTTTCACCATAAGGTTTATGAAGGATATATGCTTTTGGCAGATCGATTTAAGAAGCGTATCCAGGTGGTTGATGCAGAACGACCTTTGAACGAGGTCTTTTCAGAAGTAACAGAGTTAATTGAATCAATGTTAGCAAAATAA
- a CDS encoding aminotransferase class I/II-fold pyridoxal phosphate-dependent enzyme, which yields MDQRQTPLYTALVKHLHMNSISYHVPGHKSGRVFPKDARSVYENLLKIDVTELSGLDDLHDPEGPIMEAQQLTAGLYGVRNTFFLVNGSTVGNLSMILAACNAGDTVLVQRNSHKSIMNGIQLAGITPVFLTPEYDMEMKVVSGVSEETIRKAFNRYPNIKAIILTNPNYYGMSSNLSAIVKLAHKNGTSVLVDEAHGAHFIHEGFPTSAIDYGADIVVHSAHKTLPAMTMGSYLHFNSDLVDIKKLKLYLQMLQSSSPSYPIMASLDIARSYLASFDKQDIDRIREQVTAFKKELNQIKGIRVVESSNPLLSQDLLKVTIQSNCSWSGYELQKIFEQKGIFTELADPYNVLFVLPLTTKLESEDTIARIKEALQNKVEEQLTINNTYLYFEPFTELAIGYEEQNKYRQIKIPIDKACGYISAEMVTPYPPGIPLLMVGEEISKEHIGLLLKYKNSGARFQGSVAIKEDSLIVFDKK from the coding sequence ATGGATCAAAGACAAACACCGCTGTATACAGCATTGGTTAAGCACCTTCATATGAATTCAATCTCTTATCATGTACCTGGACATAAATCAGGGAGAGTCTTTCCAAAGGATGCTAGAAGCGTCTATGAGAATCTGCTTAAGATTGATGTGACCGAGCTTTCAGGCTTAGATGACTTACATGACCCAGAGGGACCTATAATGGAGGCACAGCAGCTAACTGCAGGGTTATATGGGGTTAGAAATACCTTTTTTCTCGTCAATGGTTCAACGGTGGGTAATCTTTCGATGATTTTAGCGGCATGTAACGCAGGAGATACTGTTCTCGTTCAACGAAATTCACATAAGTCCATTATGAATGGAATTCAGTTAGCTGGGATAACACCTGTTTTTTTAACGCCTGAATATGATATGGAGATGAAGGTAGTTTCTGGTGTTTCAGAAGAAACAATAAGGAAAGCATTTAATCGTTATCCAAATATAAAAGCCATTATCTTAACTAACCCAAATTATTATGGTATGAGTAGTAATTTGTCAGCCATTGTTAAGCTTGCGCATAAAAATGGGACAAGTGTTCTCGTCGATGAGGCTCATGGTGCTCATTTTATTCATGAAGGGTTTCCGACCTCTGCCATTGATTATGGAGCAGATATTGTAGTGCACTCCGCTCATAAAACGCTACCGGCAATGACGATGGGCTCCTACCTTCATTTTAATAGTGATTTAGTAGATATAAAAAAGCTAAAACTTTATTTACAGATGTTACAATCAAGTAGTCCGTCTTATCCAATTATGGCTTCTCTTGATATAGCAAGGAGTTATTTAGCTTCATTTGATAAACAAGATATAGATAGAATAAGAGAGCAAGTTACAGCATTTAAGAAAGAACTGAATCAAATTAAAGGAATAAGAGTTGTTGAATCATCTAACCCCTTACTCAGTCAGGATTTATTAAAAGTTACTATTCAGTCTAATTGTTCATGGTCTGGATATGAACTACAAAAAATCTTTGAACAAAAGGGAATCTTCACAGAATTGGCGGATCCTTATAATGTACTTTTTGTTTTACCTTTAACAACAAAGTTAGAAAGTGAAGATACTATTGCCAGAATAAAAGAAGCTCTTCAAAACAAAGTTGAAGAGCAATTAACTATAAATAATACTTATCTTTATTTTGAACCTTTCACAGAACTAGCGATAGGGTATGAGGAACAAAATAAATATCGTCAGATTAAAATTCCAATTGATAAGGCGTGTGGATATATCTCTGCAGAAATGGTTACGCCATATCCACCAGGAATACCGTTGCTTATGGTCGGGGAAGAGATATCTAAAGAACATATCGGGCTGCTGTTGAAATATAAAAACAGCGGAGCAAGGTTTCAAGGTTCGGTTGCCATAAAAGAAGACTCATTAATTGTATTTGATAAGAAATAA
- a CDS encoding sigma factor G inhibitor Gin, with amino-acid sequence MSSLIAKQNIGETCIICEQNRDRGIHLYTKFICTDCERDMIQTETNDPKYLYYLSKLKKVTTPEIYS; translated from the coding sequence ATGAGTTCACTCATTGCAAAACAGAACATTGGGGAAACGTGCATTATATGTGAACAGAATAGAGATAGAGGCATACACCTGTACACAAAGTTTATTTGTACTGATTGTGAAAGAGATATGATTCAAACAGAAACAAATGATCCGAAGTACCTTTACTATTTATCAAAGTTAAAAAAGGTTACAACACCGGAGATATATTCCTAG